One genomic segment of Polynucleobacter sp. MWH-UH2A includes these proteins:
- the glnA gene encoding type I glutamate--ammonia ligase: MTKTVADVMKLVKEKECTFVDFRFVDTKGKEQHTTVPISAFDEDKFESGHAFDGSSIAGWKGIEASDMLLKPDPTAAYIDPFYEEPTLVLTCDVIEPADGKGYDRDPRSIAKRAEAYLKSTGLGDTAYFGPEPEFFIFDGVRWGADMQGCFVKIDSEEAPWSSSKEIEGGNTGHRPGKKGGYFPVAPVDTFQDMRSEMCLILESLGIPVEVHHHEVAGQGQNELGTKFSTLVQRADWTIWQKYVIQNVAHAYGKTATFMPKPVVGDNGSGMHVHQSIWKNGENLFAGNGYAGLSEFALYYIGGIIKHAKALNAITNPGTNSYKRLVPGFEAPVKLAYSARNRSASIRIPHVANPKGRRIETRFPDPLANPYLAFSALMMAGLDGVQNKIHPGDAADKNLYDLPPEEDAKIPTVCASLEEALAALEKDHEFLTRGGVFTESMIDAYIGLKMEDVTRFRMTTHPIEFDMYYSL, from the coding sequence ATGACGAAGACCGTCGCCGATGTGATGAAGTTAGTTAAAGAGAAAGAATGTACTTTCGTTGATTTCCGCTTTGTAGATACAAAGGGTAAAGAGCAACATACAACGGTGCCTATTTCTGCTTTTGACGAAGACAAGTTTGAGAGCGGTCATGCATTTGACGGTTCTTCTATTGCTGGTTGGAAGGGTATTGAAGCTTCTGACATGTTGCTCAAACCAGATCCAACCGCTGCTTATATCGATCCATTCTATGAAGAGCCAACTTTAGTGTTGACTTGTGATGTGATCGAGCCAGCAGACGGTAAAGGTTACGATCGTGACCCACGCTCTATCGCAAAACGCGCTGAAGCTTATTTGAAGAGCACTGGTCTTGGCGATACAGCTTACTTTGGTCCAGAGCCAGAATTCTTTATTTTTGACGGCGTTCGTTGGGGTGCCGACATGCAAGGTTGCTTTGTGAAGATTGATTCTGAAGAGGCTCCATGGTCTTCATCTAAAGAGATCGAAGGCGGCAATACTGGTCACCGTCCAGGCAAGAAGGGTGGTTACTTCCCAGTTGCTCCAGTAGATACATTCCAAGACATGCGTTCTGAAATGTGTTTGATCCTTGAATCATTGGGCATTCCAGTTGAAGTGCATCACCATGAAGTTGCTGGCCAAGGTCAGAACGAATTGGGCACAAAGTTCAGCACATTGGTACAGCGTGCTGACTGGACTATCTGGCAAAAGTATGTGATTCAGAACGTTGCTCATGCTTATGGCAAGACAGCTACTTTCATGCCTAAGCCAGTTGTTGGCGATAACGGTTCTGGTATGCACGTTCACCAATCTATTTGGAAGAACGGCGAGAACTTATTTGCTGGCAATGGTTATGCTGGTTTGTCAGAGTTTGCGCTCTACTACATCGGTGGCATCATTAAACATGCCAAAGCTTTGAATGCGATCACTAACCCAGGTACAAACTCATACAAGCGTTTGGTACCAGGCTTCGAGGCTCCTGTGAAGTTGGCTTACTCAGCACGTAACCGTTCTGCTTCAATTCGTATTCCACACGTTGCGAATCCAAAAGGCCGCCGTATTGAGACTCGCTTCCCAGATCCATTGGCAAACCCATACTTGGCATTCTCTGCATTGATGATGGCTGGTTTGGATGGCGTTCAGAACAAGATTCATCCTGGCGATGCTGCAGATAAGAACTTGTATGACTTGCCACCAGAAGAAGATGCAAAGATCCCAACCGTTTGCGCAAGCTTGGAAGAAGCTTTGGCAGCACTCGAGAAGGATCATGAGTTCTTGACTCGTGGTGGTGTATTCACTGAGTCCATGATTGATGCTTATATCGGATTGAAGATGGAAGATGTCACACGTTTCCGTATGACAACTCATCCAATCGAATTCGATATGTACTACTCCCTGTAA